From Drosophila yakuba strain Tai18E2 chromosome 2L, Prin_Dyak_Tai18E2_2.1, whole genome shotgun sequence, one genomic window encodes:
- the LOC6528944 gene encoding voltage-dependent calcium channel type D subunit alpha-1 isoform X6: MNTGDRKEQASLTPQQQQSPQQSEQQQPITRHDALDSSSANNKLNHKHNNDKDKDTTSDKSWETGRDLLPASVVIVDESCASKSQKQPIESSIVSRGGATSSSQRRRQLQFQRQKEARLYDRGDGDREREREREASTSTSTSTSASTTTTNTVMGGGELVNCIAYDDNTLVIERKPSPSSPSTSRRYLKAETPTRGSRKYNRRSSAKSDLEVVVAKAEHHHQHRSPTVTLPVPAYPLTTSASAGSSPTGAGLGLGAGLGTASGTVLQQRYIQLQLENKKKYIFHAMQEFDYMESRRSGAYCSTLDPSEDPNQPSGTRRRPTSTELALSNVTSQIVNNATYKLDFKQRRHKSNNGASESGSLTGIAPGPATSPGAVGPSSSSGKRRKSSCTSCGGGGISAPPPRLTPEETWQLQPQNSVTSAGSTNSSFSSGGGRDDNSSYSAVGGDSSSSNSCNCDITGDNSTLHGFGVGDVCSFIADCDDNSEDDDGDPNNQDLSSQTLRTAAIVAAVAAAAKEQAQEQSLADCESFSDRRQDADEDVRIIQDSCGGNNDSLEDVGEVDDNADVVVRKNSRNRPSIRRTCRITEEDDDDENADYGDFDREDQELDDEEPEGTTIDIDEQEQQQDQEDSAEEEDDDEDVDEYFEEEEDDTQAFSPFYSSSAELIDNFGGGAGKFFNIMDFERGASGAGGFSPNGNGGPGSGDVSRTARYDSGEGDLGGGNNIMGIDSMGIANIPETMNGTTIGPSGAGGQKAGAAAGAAGQKRQQRRGKPQPDRPQRALFCLSVKNPLRALCIRIVEWKPFEFLILLTIFANCIALAVYTPYPGSDSNVTNQTLEKVEYIFLVIFTSECVMKILAYGFVLHNGAYLRNGWNLLDFTIVVIGAISTALSQLMKDAFDVKALRAFRVLRPLRLVSGVPSLQVVLNSILKAMVPLFHIALLVLFVIIIYAIIGLELFSGKLHKACRDEITGEHEETVRPCGVGYQCPPGYKCYGGWDGPNDGITNFDNFGLAMLTVFQCVTLEGWTDVLYSIQDAMGSDWQWMYFISMVILGAFFVMNLILGVLSGEFSKERNKAKNRGDFQKLREKQQIEEDLRGYLDWITQAEDIEPDAVGGLISDGKGKQPNEMDSTENLGEEMPEVQMTESRWRKMKKDFDRVNRRMRRACRKAVKSQAFYWLIIVLVFLNTGVLATEHYGQLDWLDNFQEYTNVFFIGLFTCEMLLKMYSLGFQGYFVSLFNRFDCFVVIGSITETLLTNTGMMPPLGVSVLRCVRLLRVFKVTKYWRSLSNLVASLLNSIQSIASLLLLLFLFIVIFALLGMQVFGGKFNFDGKVEKSRMNFDCFWQALLTVFQIMTGEDWNAVMYTGINAYGGVSSYGALACIYFIILFICGNYILLNVFLAIAVDNLADADSLSEVEKEEEPHDESAQKKSHSPTPTIDGMDDHLSIDIDMEQQELDDEDKMDHETLSDEEHREMCEEEEEDSNSEVSARVTARPRRLSEVSMKKTKKPIPRGSAFFIFSYTNRFRVFCHWLCNHSNFGNVILCCIMFSSAMLAAENPLKANDDLNKVLNKFDYFFTAVFTIELILKLISYGFVLHDGAFCRSAFNLLDLLVVCVSLISLVSSSNAISVVKILRVLRVLRPLRAINRAKGLKYVVKCVVVAIKTIGNIMLVTYLLQFMFAVIGVQLFKGKFFKCSDGSKMTEAECYGTYLVYDDGDVHKPRLREREWSNNRFHFDDVAKGMLTLFTVSTFEGWPGLLYVSIDSNKENGGPIHNFRPIVAAYYIIYIIIIAFFMVNIFVGFVIVTFQNEGEQEYKNCDLDKNQRNCIEFALKAKPVRRYIPKHGIQYKVWWFVTSSSFEYTIFILIMINTVTLAMKFYNQPLWYTELLDALNMIFTAVFALEFVFKLAAFRFKNYFGDAWNVFDFIIVLGSFIDIVYSEIKSKDTSQIAECDIVEGCKSTKKSAGSNLISINFFRLFRVMRLVKLLSKGEGIRTLLWTFIKSFQALPYVALLIVLLFFIYAVVGMQVFGKIALDGGNAITANNNFQTFQQAVLVLFRSATGEAWQEIMMSCSAQPDVKCDMGSDTPGEPCGSSIAYPYFISFYVLCSFLIINLFVAVIMDNFDYLTRDWSILGPHHLDEFIRLWSEYDPDAKGRIKHLDVVTLLRKISPPLGFGKLCPHRMACKRLVSMNMPLNSDGTVLFNATLFAVVRTSLSIKTDGNIDDANSELRATIKQIWKRTNPKLLDQVVPPPGNDDEVTVGKFYATYLIQDYFRRFKKRKEQEGKEGHPDSNTVTLQAGLRTLHEVSPALKRAISGNLDELDQEPEPMHRRHHTLFGSVWSSIRRHGNGTFRRSAKASASQSNGALAIGGSASAALGVGGSSLMLGSADPAGGDYLYDTLNRSVADGVNNITRNIMQARLAAAGKLQDELQGTGSGGELRTFGESISMRPLAKNGGGAATVAGTLPPEANAINYDNRNRGILLHPYNNVYAPNGALPGHERMIQSTPASPYDQRRLPTSSDMNGLAESLIGGVLAAEGLGKYCDSEFVGTAAREMQEALDMTPEEMNLAAHQILSNEHSLSLIGSSNGSIFGGSAGGLGGAGSGGVGVGGLGGSSSIRNAFGGSGSGPSSVSPQHQPYSGTLNSPPIPDNRLRRVATVTTTNNNNKSQVSQKNSSSLNVRANVNSQMNMSPTVQRVQQQSPQRGQGNQTYSS; encoded by the exons ATGAATACAG GAGACCGTAAGGAGCAAGCCTCGTTAAcaccgcaacagcaacaatcgCCGCAGCAGtcagagcaacagcaaccaatTACCCGACACGATGCCTTGGATAGTTCTAGTGCTAACAATAAACTAAATCATAAACACAATAAcgataaggataaggatacCACTAGCGATAAGAGCTGGGAGACGGGCAGAGATTTATTGCCGGCCAGTGTTGTCATCGTCGATGAATCATGTGCCTCGAAAAGTCAGAAACAACCAATCGAGTCGAGCATTGTTTCGCGAGGTGGAGCCACCTCCTCATCGCAACGTCGCCGGCAATTGCAATTCCAGCGACAAAAGGAGGCCAGACTTTATGACCGAGGAGATGGGGATCGAGAACGGGAGCGAGAGCGGGAAGCCTCAACCTCGACCTCAACCTCGACCTccgcctccaccaccaccacgaaTACTGTGATGGGTGGAGGGGAGCTGGTGAACTGTATAGCTTACGATGACAACACCCTGGTTATCGAGAGGAAACCCTCGCCCTCTTCCCCATCCACCAGCCGGCGGTATCTGAAGGCCGAAACGCCGACGCGTGGCAGTCGAAAGTACAACCGCAGGTCATCGGCGAAAAGTGATTTGGAAGTGGTCGTTGCCAAAGCGGAACACCATCATCAGCATCGATCGCCGACGGTAACGCTTCCGGTTCCAGCTTACCCACTAACCACATCGGCATCGGCAGGATCCTCGCCCACGGGAgcgggattgggattgggagcCGGGCTGGGAACTGCCTCGGGAACAGTTCTGCAACAAAGGTACATACAACTCCAGCTGgagaacaaaaagaaatacattttccaTGCAATGCAAGAGTTTGATTACATGGAATCTAGGCGTTCTGGGGCATA CTGCAGTACACTCGATCCATCCGAGGATCCGAATCAGCCGAGCGGGACCAGGAGGCGACCCACCAGCACCGAGCTCGCCCTCAGCAACGTCACCAGTCAGATTGTGAACAACGCCACCTACAAGCTAGACTTCAAGCAACGTCGTCACAAAAGCAACAACGGAGCCAGTGAGTCAGGATCTCTAACTGGAATAGCCCCAGGACCGGCGACAAGTCCCGGAGCAGTAGGGCCCTCCAGCTCCAGCGGCAAACGCCGCAAGTCCAGTTGCACATCCTGCGGCGGAGGTGGCATAAGTGCCCCGCCCCCAAGACTAACGCCCGAGGAGACGTGGCAACTACAACCGCAGAACAGTGTTACCAGTGCCGGCAGCACAAACAGTAGTTTTAGCAGCGGCGGCGGACGCGACGATAATAGTAGTTATAGTGCCGTGGGTGGCgatagcagcagcagcaatagtTGCAACTGCGATATCACCGGTGATAACAGTACATTGCATGGTTTTGGGGTCGGCGACGTTTGTAGTTTTATCGCCGATTGTGACGACAATAGCGAGGACGACGACGGCGATCCGAACAACCAGGATCTCAGCTCGCAAACCCTGCGCACAGCGGCCATCGTAGCGGCAGTTGCGGCTGCAGCCAAGGAACAGGCCCAGGAACAATCGCTCGCCGACTGCGAGAGCTTCAGCGATCGGCGCCAGGATGCCGATGAGGATGTCCGCATCATCCAGGATAGCTGCGGCGGCAACAACGACTCTCTCGAAGACGTCGGTGAAGTGGACGACAACGCCGACGTTGTCGTGAGAAAGAACTCGAGAAATCGGCCCTCCATCAGAAGGACATGCAGAATAAccgaggaggacgacgacgacgagaaCGCGGACTACGGTGATTTCGATCGGGAGGATCAAGAGCTAGACGACGAGGAGCCAGAGGGCACGACCATCGACATTGATgagcaggaacagcagcaggacCAAGAAGATTCCGCTGAAGAGgaagacgacgacgaggacgtCGACGAGTACtttgaggaggaggaggacgacaCCCAGGCCTTTTCACCATTCTACTCCAGTTCCGCGGAGCTAATTGATAATTTTGGTGGCGGTGCGGGCAAGTTCTTCAACATTATGGACTTTGAACGTGGAGCCTCCGGCGCCGGAGGCTTTTCGCCAAACGGCAACGGCGGTCCCGGCAGCGGAGATGTTTCACGGACGGCGAGATACGATTCCGGGGAGGGAGATCTGGGCGGCGGCAACAATATCATGG GCATCGATTCTATGGGCATTGCAAACATTCCGGAAACCATGAACGGCACCACAATTGGACCAAGTGGAGCTGGTGGCCAAAaagctggtgctgctgcaggtgCCGCAGGCCAAAAGAGACAACAGCGCCGGGGAAAGCCGCAACCAGACAGACCACAACGAGCATTATTTTGCCTGAGCGTCAAAAATCCCCTGCGAGCCTTGTGCATTCGCATCGTGGAGTGGAA ACCATTTGAGTTCCTCATTTTGTTAACCATTTTTGCCAACTGTATTGCATTGGCTGTTTACACCCCTTATCCAGGAAGCGATTCAAACGTGACGAATCAAACCTTG GAAAAAGTTGAATATATATTCCTCGTTATATTCACATCGGAATGTGTTATGAAAATTTTAGCATATGGTTTTGTGTTACATAATGGTGCATATCTAAGAAATGGATGGAATTTATTAGATTTTACAATTGTAGTTATAGG GGCAATAAGCACTGCACTCTCCCAATTGATGAAGGACGCCTTTGATGTGAAGGCCCTACGTGCCTTTCGAGTGCTACGTCCACTGCGACTTGTATCGGGTGTACCAA GTCTACAGGTTGTGctgaattcaattttaaagGCCATGGTGCCACTGTTTCACATTGCACTCCTGGTCCTATTCGTAATCATAATCTATGCGATCATTGGCTTAGAGCTCTTCTCTGGCAAATTGCACAAGGCGTGTCGCGATGAGATCACAG GTGAACACGAGGAAACCGTCCGCCCCTGCGGAGTGGGTTACCAGTGTCCGCCAGGCTATAAGTGCTACGGCGGATGGGATGGACCAAACGACGGCATCACCAACTTCGACAACTTTGGCCTGGCCATGCTAACGGTGTTCCAGTGCGTCACTCTCGAGGGCTGGACTGATGTCCTGTATAGC ATCCAAGATGCAATGGGCAGCGATTGGCAATGGATGTATTTCATTTCCATGGTTATCCTCGGTGCCTTCTTCGTGATGAATTTGATTCTCGGTGTGTTGTCCGGTGAGTTCTCCAAGGAACGTAACAAGGCAAAAAACCGGGGTGACTTCCAGAAGCTGCGCGAGAAGCAGCAGATCGAAGAGGATTTGCGGGGCTATCTCGATTGGATTACCCAAGCCGAGGACATTGAACCAGACGCTGTGGGAGGCCTAATATCTGATGGCAAAGGAAAGCAGCCCAACGAAATGGATTCCACCGAGAACCTGGGGGAGGAAATGCCCGAAGTCCAAATGACTGAATCACGCTGGCGCAAAATGAAGAAGGACTTCGATCGAGTCAATAGACGAATGCGAAGGGCCTGTCGCAAGGCAGTCAAGTCACAGGCATTCTACTGGCTCATCATTGTTTTGGTCTTTCTCAATACTGGTGTCTTGGCCACGGAGCATTATGGGCAACTGGATTGGCTGGATAACTTCCAGG AGTACACAAACGTGTTCTTCATCGGTCTGTTCACCTGTGAAATGTTGTTGAAGATGTACAGTTTGGGCTTTCAGGGCTACTTCGTTTCGCTGTTCAATCGTTTTGATTGTTTCGTGGTGATTGGCAGTATTACAGAAACCCTGTTAACAAACACGGGAATGATGCCTCCATTGGGTGTCTCCGTGCTGCGATGTGTACGTCTCCTGAGAGTCTTTAAAGTAACTAA GTACTGGCGGTCGCTCTCAAATCTCGTTGCTTCCTTATTGAACTCTATACAATCGATCGCTTCACTTTTGTTACTGCTCTTCCTATTTATTGTGATATTTGCTCTGCTGGGCATGCAAGTTTTTGGcggtaaatttaattttgatggCAAAGTAGAGAAGTCTCGAATGAATTTCGACTGCTTCTGGCAGGCTCTACTCACAGTCTTTCAG ATCATGACTGGTGAGGATTGGAATGCTGTGATGTATACGGGCATCAATGCCTATGGCGGTGTGTCCTCTTATGGTGCCTTGGCCTgtatttactttattattttgtttatttgcggTAACTACATCCTGCTAAACGTGTTCTTGGCCATTGCTGTGGATAATTTGGCCGATGCCGACTCGCTATCTGAGGTCGAAAAAGAAGAGGAACCC caCGATGAATCTGCTCAGAAGAAGTCACACAGTCCAACTCCAACAATTGATGGCATGGATGATCATCTCAGCATAGATATCGATATGGAGCAACAGGAACTGGATGACGAAGACAAAAT GGACCATGAAACTCTATCTGACGAGGAACACCGTGAAATGTGcgaggaggaagaggaag ACTCCAATTCCGAAGTATCAGCACGTGTCACTGCACGACCCCGGCGATTATCCGAAGTCAGCATGAAGAAGACTAAAAAGCCCATTCCGCGAGGCAGtgcctttttcattttcagttacACGAACAG ATTTCGAGTCTTCTGCCATTGGCTTTGCAATCACAGCAATTTCGGCAACGTAATCCTGTGTTGCATTATGTTTTCATCGGCTATGTTGGCCGCAGAGAATCCTCTGAAAGCCAATGATGACCTGAATAAA gtgctcaataaatttgattattttttcaCGGCAGTTTTCACAATAGAACTGATTCTGAAATTGATTTCATACGGCTTCGTATTACACGACGGAGCCTTTTGCAGATCCGCATTTAATCTATTAGATTTACTTGTGGTCTGCGTGTCATTGATTTCTCTAGTGTCCAG TTCGAATGCGATTTCAGTCGTGAAAATTCTACGTGTGCTCCGTGTTTTAAGGCCACTAAGAGCCATTAATCGTGCCAAGGGACTGAAG TATGTGGTCAAGTGCGTTGTAGTCGCAATCAAAACCATTGGTAATATCATGTTGGTGACATATTTGTTACAATTTATGTTCGCTGTTATTGGAGTACAACTCTTTAAG GGAAAATTTTTCAAGTGCAGTGATGGTTCCAAAATGACGGAAGCGGAATGCTA CGGAACTTATCTAGTCtatgatgatggtgatgttCATAAGCCGCGACTTAGGGAACGGGAATGGAGTAACAATCGGTTCCATTTCGATGATGTGGCCAAGGGAATGTTGACTTTGTTCACAGTGTCCACCTTTGAGGGTTGGCCAGG TTTGCTGTACGTTTCAATTGATTCGAATAAGGAAAACGGCGGTCCAATACACAACTTCCGTCCGATCGTTGCTGCCTACTATATAAtctacattattattattgcctTCTTTATGGTGAACATATTCGTTGGTTTCGTTATCGTCACTTTCCAAAATGAGGGTGAACAGGAATATAAGAATTGTGATCTGGATAAAAATCAACGCAATTGCATAGAATTTGCCTTGAAAGCGAAACCCGTAAGACGATATATACCAAAGCATGGTATACAATATAAGGTCTGGTGGTTTGTAACGTCATCATCCTTTGAGTACACAATATTCATACTGATCATGATAAACACGGTAACGCTGGCTATGAAGTTTTATAATCAGCCGTTGTGGTACACGGAACTTTTAGATGCCTTGAATATGATATTTACGGCGGTGTTTGCTttggaatttgtttttaaattagcCGCATTTCGATTTAAG AACTACTTTGGAGATGCCTGGAACGTCTTCGACTTTATAATCGTTTTAGGCAGTTTCATTGACATTGTCTACTCTGAGATTAAG agCAAGGATACTTCTCAGATAGCAGAATGTGACATTGTAGAGGGCTGCAAATCTACTAAAAAATCG GCTGGTTCAAATTTAATATCCATCAACTTCTTCCGATTGTTTCGAGTGATGCGACTTGTGAAACTTCTCAGCAAAGGCGAAGGCATACGAACATTACTGTGGACTTTTATCAAATCTTTCCAGGCACTACCTTATGTAGCCCTGCTAATTGTTCTtctatttttcatttatgcgGTTGTGGGGATGCAA GTTTTTGGCAAAATTGCTTTAGATGGTGGCAACGCCATTACGGCTAATAACAATTTCCAAACCTTTCAGCAGGCTGTTTTAGTACTATTCCGATCGGCCACCGGAGAAGCTTGGCAGGAAATCATGATGTCCTGCTCGGCCCAACCGGATGTGAAGTGCGATATGGGTTCAGATACGCCGGGAGAACCATGCGGCTCCTCTATAGCCTATCCCTACTTTATTTCCTTCTATGTTCTCTGCTCGTTTTTG ATCATCAATCTCTTCGTGGCCGTCATTATGGACAATTTTGACTATCTGACGCGGGATTGGTCCATTTTGGGTCCCCATCACCTGGATGAGTTCATTCGTCTTTGGAGCGAGTACGACCCGGATGCCAAGGGGCGCATCAAACACTTGGACGTGGTCACATTGCTGAGAAAGATCTCCCCACCACTTGGCTTCGGCAAACTGTGTCCGCATAGAATGGCCTGCAAACGGCTGGTTTCCATGAACATGCCCCTCAACTCAGATGGAACGGTTCTCTTTAATGCCACACTTTTTGCGGTCGTACGCACTTCGCTGAGCATCAAAACGGACGGTAACATCGATGATGCCAACTCCGAGCTGCGCGCCACGATCAAGCAGATCTGGAAGCGGACCAATCCGAAGCTCCTGGATCAGGTTGTTCCACCGCCGGGCAACGATGACGAGGTGACCGTCGGCAAGTTCTACGCCACATATCTAATTCAGGACTACTTCCGCCGCTTTAAAAAGCGCAAGGAACAGGAGGGCAAGGAGGGTCATCCGGACAGCAATACCGTCACTCTGCAGGCCGGCTTGCGAACCCTACACGAAGTGTCCCCAGCTCTCAAGAGAGCCATCTCCGGTAATCTCGACGAGCTGGACCAGGAGCCGGAGCCCATGCATCGA CGCCACCATACGCTCTTTGGCAGCGTGTGGTCATCGATCCGCCGACATGGAAATGGAACCTTCAGGCGAAGTGCCAAGGCCTCTGCTTCTCAGAGCAACGGAGCTCTGGCGATCGGTGGATCCGCGTCCGCAGCCTTGGGCGTGGGCGGTAGCTCGCTGATGCTAGGGAGCGCCGATCCCGCTGGCGGGGACTATCTGTATGACACCTTGAACCGCAGCGTGGCCGATGGAGTGAACAATATAACGCGGAACATAATGCAGGCCCGATTGGCGGCAGCCGGAAAGCTACAGGACGAACTGCAGGGGACAGGCAGTGGCGGAGAGCTAAGGACATTCGGCGAGAGCATATCCATGCGAccgctggccaaaaatggaGGTGGAGCGGCCACTGTGGCCGGAACACTGCCGCCTGAGGCAAATGCCATTAACTATGA CAACCGCAATCGTGGTATTTTATTGCATCCATATAACAATG